The Sparus aurata chromosome 12, fSpaAur1.1, whole genome shotgun sequence sequence TTCATTTCTTTCAATGGCCAACTTTGAAGAGCAGACAAAAGGTGCATGTTGATGTATCTGGCCGTGCCCTTCTTCCCCTGTGCTCTTTAGCCTAGCTGTTCTTAATTATGGTTCGgtgataaatatttgatgagGTACAGTAATCTCTGGTAGTTCCCAATAATAGCCCCACTTAGTGCTGATTCATGTGCGGTAGGCTCCTTCTCAGCTCATCTGTTTACCGCAGCCGGATTATCGACAGGTGGCATCACCGGCAAGTGCTGAATGAACAGTCGTCAGGCTTCAGCAGCCACTGGATATTCACTACTTATCACACCCGAACACAAACACCTCAGGGCTACAGTATCCCTGCACAGACTAAATGGTTCTCTGGAAAGGAAAACTATACATTAAACAAAACTAGTGCTTCAGTAAAGAGTCTTTAGTGAGCTGCAGAGGTGCAGTAAAGATACATTAAGTTCTTAAGGAATAGCAATAATTTAGTTCATTCAAAACAAGTGTCACAGCGTGATTAGAGTTGTAATTAAGTAATTAGTACATTTTAGAAACACTAAATGAGGCAGAGCACACGCAGTATTACAATAAATAACTACGTTTATCTATGTGTAATCACCCAATAAAAGGTATATCCTATCGTCACTAAAAACAAAGAGGGAGGGGCAAGTGGAACCTGAACGCAACATTTTGATCGACAGGCACTCCTTGGCCAGTCAACAATAGAAACGGGAGTGGTCTGCGTCAATGTGCGGCGAGCTACAGAAAAGGAGGGGGCGCGTCCACAAGACACAATGACCAATCAAGACGCGGATGAGACAGCCGAAGCCGCTCGTGCTGCTGCGGAGGGGCGGGGCCGCGTTCAGGGGCTGTGTGGAAAGAGGGTGCCAGAGAGTGAgaaagcagagggagaggagagaggaaaaaaaagagacggtgaggatgtgtgtgagtgtgcggtGATCCGTGCTGCAGGTACAGTCAGAGCCGGATACAGGTTTTACAGCCGCACCGGACCGCGGCAAAACCCGCCTCGCAGcctgcctctctcctcttcatcccccCTGAACAACCCTCCGCGATGTCTGGCGGAGGAGAGGTACGCGTCCTCCGCCAAGAGGCCGGGCAAGAGAGCCCGAGGATGCCGGCCTGGAAGCGAGAGATCCTGGAGAGGAGGAAAGCGAAGGGCGGCGGGTCCGGAGGAGCCGGTGCCGCGGAGACGAGTCCCGGCGGTGCGGGCCCGCAGCGGGCTAACGGCGAGCTGACGGGAAATGTgaacggcagcagcagcggagcCAAGAGTGACAGCGGAGCGAGCGGCGGGTCCGGGCGGAACTACACCATCACCACGGCCAGCCAACACTTCTCCAACAACAAAGAGCCACGGCCGATGGCCGCGGAGAGGACGGTTTCTAGGGAGGACGAGAGACCCGAGAGCCTGGTGCTGCAGGAAAGCCTGGGCCCGCTGGAGGAGAACCCGTTCATcaagctggagaaggagaggaggaggcgacAGGACCGAGAAAACACCGCTCGCCCGGTCCAGCACATCCTGGAGCTGTATGGCAGCGTACCAGGCATACGGACTATCCGCGCAGAGAATATTATCATAATTGAATCGGACCCGGATTACTTTCCGGAAGCTGGAGGGTTAAAAAGCGGGTCGAAATGGCAGCAAAACGGTGTCAGTAGTTATAGCTCTCTGAACGACCTCCTGGACCGGAGAGGGAGTGCTGTTACCGAGATAAGAGCCAAGGAGGTGGTCATTTATGACACCACGTTAAGCAAGAGTGAGGAGAACCTGAGCACCCTGGGCCGCCCCGATCATGACGTCTCATCATATGAGACAGGTGAGGGTCAAGGCAGGGTCAGCCGGATGCTGCAGAAGTTTGACAGCAACTATGGGAAGCTGCAGAAGAAGTCCCACAGTACAGAGAACCTGCTGGACCTGGATTGTGGTGCCAGCAGCAGGCCAAGACTCTGGCCCAAGCCACAGCCAGATCTGGTGCCAAAGCCCAGGCCAGGCCCGTTGGCCAGCAGTCCGGTCTACAGCCCGGTCAGCAGCCAGCCGCCGTCTCCTGTCTTCCAGAGTCCCTCGTCTTCCAGACCAAAGCCCCAGCCTGTTGTCTCTGAGCTGGGCAGCCCCCAGCGCTCTGCTGGGGTCCCTCAGTCTGTGTCTTCCTTCCGTCATAGGTTTGAGGACAGCGGAGGCCGTGGCACAGCTGCCACCCCGAGAGATGAGCCAGACAGGGGACAAATCAAGCCCACCAGGGAGAGAGACTGGGAGGGCGCAGAGGTGCCACCCAAATCCAAGGTGCCATGCTCTCCGGAGACCCTTCGTGCCCGTGCCGAGCCCCCCTCGAGCTCCATCTCTTCCAAGGTGTCGCGCTCCTCACCTGACTTTGAGATCCGTCCCTCCCCTAAGCCAGACCTCGCCCGAATTCCTGATGAGGACACCCAGGCACGGGCCCTCGCAAACCTGCGCCTGCAGTCCCGAAACTCCTTCACAGTGATCCCCAAGCGCCATGCTGCTGCCTCATCTGCAACAGGCAGCCCAACACCGTCCAGCCCCATCAAGTCTTCCCCCTCCCATAGAGCGGCAGTGGTGCCCACGCCTGGAGTGCCAACCTCCCTCACCCCTACACCCACTCTGACACCCTCGAAGAGGACTGAGGAAAAACTACAGGAGGACAGGGAGATCAAGACATCGGCACGGCCATCCAAGCCTGAACCATCTCCTGTTGCCACAAGTCCAGATCCTCCTCCAGAACCTTTGTCCCCATCCCCTGTTCTAACCCcagctccctcctctccacctgCCCTGGCATCACCCCCCTCTTCTCCAGCTGTCCCATCTTCGCCTTCCTTCTCCCCGGTTTCCTCAGACTCTCCTGTCCCTTCCGACCCCTCCCCGGCTCCAGAACAACCTCCCGTGGACCATCTGCCAGTAACAAACATAGACGACATTGAAGTGGAGCCCCCGCAGCGCGTGCCTGCTCCCAGCCCCatggtgcagaggaggaaggggaacacCTTCACTGTGGTGCCTAAACGTAGGTCGGAGGCCGAGGCGCAGCCAAGCTCACCTGAACCCCAGCAGGAAGCCTCAAGTGTTGCTCCACCGGGGTCCACACCCCCACAGGCCCCTTACGCTCAGCTGGGCTCCCTGCTGAAGAAGCGGTACCCCGCTGTGGAGGAGATTGAGGTCGTCGGTGGGTACCTTTCCCTCGCAAAGTCCTGCCTCTCCAAGACGGGCTCCACGGGCAAGAAGGTGAGAGCAAATGCTGAGTCAAAACTTTGTTGCTCTGTTGACAGGTTTAGCAATTGTTCTCTGAGCGTGTAGGGGACACAGTGCTGAAAAGATTTCATGATTTATCAAGCAAAATTCCCAGAAAACAGCTGGTGTCAGCCTCTCAAATGTGAATGTACGTTGCGTTTCTTTGTTTTACACATCTGCTaactgaacatctttgggttttagactgtCTAGCAGACGCAACAAGCCATTTGAAAAGAATCAGCGTTGTTCCTGGTGATCAATTTTTGAGCTGATGAGTCGGTTCGTTAGAAACGCTGAGGCAGATTcatcagtaatgaaaataatcgttgTTTGCCGCCCTAATTGCTAGATTATCGTTCCTCAGTGAAAGTAAACATGTCAACGCTGCAGCACGCAGCAAGTGCGAATATTGTTGTGCTTCCAATCGTATGCACAACATGTGCCAAATCTTCCCAGGGGATCATTAAAGTTTCCTCTGCTCTATATTTAGTGTCCACTCGTCACACGGGAAAggctctgtttttgtctccctTCGATCTCGGTGCCTCTGTCACTTTACACATGTTAAACCAAGCCACCGAGCACCGGTCACCTCCGCTTTACAGGGATTCGAGCAGCATTTCCGCCTCATGCTTCACGCCCACCGTCATTTTCACGTGTTGCCGTGCGAGCAAGTGTCTGCTCCAGTAAATCTCCACCGCCCATCACTCGACCTGCTCTCAGGCCCGACGGATTAAAAGCGTGGTGTTTACACAGGCGCTCGGAGCGACACGCGGGGCTTTCTTCCTGCGGATTGCCGTCCCACAAAGGCATGTTATTTGTCACAGAGCGCATTACTGGGTTAGGTGGTCCTCC is a genomic window containing:
- the tprn gene encoding taperin is translated as MSGGGEVRVLRQEAGQESPRMPAWKREILERRKAKGGGSGGAGAAETSPGGAGPQRANGELTGNVNGSSSGAKSDSGASGGSGRNYTITTASQHFSNNKEPRPMAAERTVSREDERPESLVLQESLGPLEENPFIKLEKERRRRQDRENTARPVQHILELYGSVPGIRTIRAENIIIIESDPDYFPEAGGLKSGSKWQQNGVSSYSSLNDLLDRRGSAVTEIRAKEVVIYDTTLSKSEENLSTLGRPDHDVSSYETGEGQGRVSRMLQKFDSNYGKLQKKSHSTENLLDLDCGASSRPRLWPKPQPDLVPKPRPGPLASSPVYSPVSSQPPSPVFQSPSSSRPKPQPVVSELGSPQRSAGVPQSVSSFRHRFEDSGGRGTAATPRDEPDRGQIKPTRERDWEGAEVPPKSKVPCSPETLRARAEPPSSSISSKVSRSSPDFEIRPSPKPDLARIPDEDTQARALANLRLQSRNSFTVIPKRHAAASSATGSPTPSSPIKSSPSHRAAVVPTPGVPTSLTPTPTLTPSKRTEEKLQEDREIKTSARPSKPEPSPVATSPDPPPEPLSPSPVLTPAPSSPPALASPPSSPAVPSSPSFSPVSSDSPVPSDPSPAPEQPPVDHLPVTNIDDIEVEPPQRVPAPSPMVQRRKGNTFTVVPKRRSEAEAQPSSPEPQQEASSVAPPGSTPPQAPYAQLGSLLKKRYPAVEEIEVVGGYLSLAKSCLSKTGSTGKKLKISFNESSLASTYEYPSESSTWDSGDEDEDEKEDEKVADDQPSMVGRIHIPRPSFTTSPTHTTNSNDLSNYVPKHSVDFSAWQEHKHDDSVYQEDTTSQQTQMTEEVMLTPADSSSLSDYSSEPALYF